One bacterium DNA segment encodes these proteins:
- a CDS encoding YkgJ family cysteine cluster protein, translating into MAEATTEPLDLCAECARRGETCCQKVEIYVTGGDVARIQAFTGATDFCEWRDQEDPDYYQPEEDPTWYYGTIRADGKRRLVRQQPNGDCVMLGKVGCRLPLRVRPLVCRLYPYDYDEQGMRSVITEYCPTDLLPAGATLTDTIGISTEQARAWHEMLYEEIRRELPCS; encoded by the coding sequence CAACTGAGCCGCTAGACCTGTGCGCCGAGTGCGCCCGCCGGGGCGAGACCTGCTGCCAGAAGGTGGAGATCTACGTCACCGGCGGCGATGTCGCGCGCATCCAGGCCTTCACCGGCGCGACCGACTTCTGCGAGTGGCGCGACCAGGAAGACCCCGACTACTACCAGCCGGAGGAAGACCCCACCTGGTACTACGGCACGATCCGTGCCGACGGCAAGCGGCGGCTGGTCAGGCAGCAGCCCAACGGCGACTGTGTGATGCTGGGGAAGGTAGGCTGCCGCCTGCCGCTGCGGGTGCGGCCCCTCGTCTGCCGGCTGTACCCGTACGACTACGACGAGCAGGGCATGCGCAGTGTCATCACCGAGTACTGCCCGACCGACCTGCTACCCGCAGGGGCGACGTTGACGGACACCATCGGTATCTCCACCGAGCAAGCGCGCGCCTGGCACGAGATGCTGTATGAAGAGATCAGGAGAGAGTTGCCATGTTCTTGA
- a CDS encoding amidohydrolase family protein — protein sequence MFLNHCHVFPEGAFPEQPELGTLPELERFRQEMGLDKVVALAPFWGPRTTEMLAGEEPNAWLCRRLQEYPQILGAVAVSPLAPDACEIVERYVAAGFVGIKTHPPVMGFRIDDPACDPFYALAAELGVFVLFHTGVHGGRLETYQPLLIDNILDRHPRLKVIIEHMGVSDGIGRGFFDQAMAVIFNHSSSWRGGGVYAGITGLAKPQHRQLVADTIREVGAERTIFGLDWPHLQGHAPAIARFESELTVMRSLGLTAEQEALVFGGTLGELTGR from the coding sequence ATGTTCTTGAACCACTGCCACGTCTTCCCCGAAGGCGCCTTCCCCGAGCAGCCGGAGTTGGGCACGCTGCCCGAACTGGAGCGCTTCCGGCAGGAGATGGGCCTGGACAAGGTCGTCGCCCTGGCGCCGTTCTGGGGCCCGCGCACGACGGAGATGCTCGCCGGCGAGGAGCCGAATGCCTGGCTGTGCCGCCGCCTGCAGGAGTACCCGCAGATCCTGGGCGCGGTGGCCGTCAGCCCCCTCGCGCCCGACGCCTGTGAGATCGTGGAGCGCTACGTGGCAGCGGGGTTCGTGGGGATCAAGACCCACCCGCCGGTCATGGGCTTCCGCATTGACGACCCGGCCTGCGACCCCTTCTATGCCCTCGCGGCCGAGTTGGGGGTCTTCGTGCTCTTCCACACCGGCGTGCACGGCGGGCGGCTGGAGACTTACCAGCCGCTGCTCATTGACAACATCCTCGACCGCCACCCGCGCCTGAAGGTCATCATCGAGCACATGGGCGTCTCGGACGGCATCGGCCGGGGCTTCTTCGATCAGGCCATGGCGGTGATCTTCAATCACTCGTCGAGTTGGCGGGGCGGCGGGGTGTACGCGGGGATCACGGGGCTGGCCAAGCCCCAGCACAGGCAACTCGTGGCCGATACCATCCGCGAGGTCGGGGCGGAGCGGACCATCTTCGGCCTGGACTGGCCCCACCTGCAGGGCCATGCGCCGGCGATTGCGCGCTTCGAGTCCGAGCTGACCGTCATGCGCTCGCTCGGCCTGACGGCGGAGCAGGAAGCGCTGGTGTTCGGGGGGACGCTAGGGGAACTGACGGGACGCTAG
- a CDS encoding DUF1343 domain-containing protein, with protein MSTHTLTGLDTLAADGFAALQGLRLGLICNHTAVDRQRRHLLDLALEHGLQVRAILSPEHGFQGKLDAPVASGVHEPTGLPIHSLYGERQRPTPEMLEGLDALVYDIADIGVRFYTYTTTMTHCMEAAAAAGLQVWVLDRPNPIRGDWVEGPVLDEPFSRLSAWHPLPLRHGLTSGELATWANATYGFGADLQVVRCTGWRRDMWFHQTGLPWVNPSPNIRNPRQALLYVAIGTLEACHISVGRGTDTPFEVIGAPWMDDLQAAEALNEVGIAALSFTPLAFTPYEREFVGQECRGIFITLHDWEAFEPVTAALQIAVTLQGLWPEQFGAERMRHLLGHAAATQAVVERRPVEEIAALWQEGLAAFRAEAAGYRLYE; from the coding sequence ATGTCAACACACACGCTCACCGGTCTCGACACACTCGCCGCCGACGGGTTCGCGGCGTTGCAGGGCTTGCGGCTGGGGCTCATCTGCAACCACACCGCCGTTGACCGTCAGCGCCGGCATCTGCTCGACCTGGCGCTGGAGCACGGGTTGCAGGTGCGGGCGATTCTGTCGCCGGAGCATGGCTTCCAGGGGAAGCTCGATGCCCCCGTCGCCTCGGGCGTACACGAGCCCACCGGCCTGCCCATCCATAGCCTCTACGGCGAGCGTCAGCGGCCCACGCCCGAGATGCTGGAGGGGCTCGATGCCCTCGTCTACGACATCGCCGACATCGGTGTACGGTTCTACACCTACACGACGACCATGACGCACTGCATGGAGGCCGCGGCGGCTGCGGGGCTACAGGTCTGGGTGCTGGACCGGCCGAACCCCATCCGTGGTGACTGGGTGGAGGGGCCGGTGCTGGACGAGCCGTTCTCCCGGCTGTCGGCGTGGCACCCGCTGCCCCTCCGCCACGGTCTCACCTCGGGCGAACTGGCGACCTGGGCGAATGCCACCTACGGGTTCGGCGCGGACCTGCAGGTCGTGCGCTGCACGGGCTGGCGGCGGGACATGTGGTTCCACCAGACGGGCCTGCCCTGGGTCAACCCCTCGCCCAACATTCGCAACCCGCGCCAGGCGCTACTGTACGTCGCGATCGGGACGCTGGAGGCGTGCCACATCTCGGTAGGGCGCGGCACCGACACGCCCTTTGAGGTGATCGGGGCCCCCTGGATGGACGACTTGCAGGCCGCGGAGGCCCTCAACGAGGTCGGCATCGCGGCACTCAGCTTCACCCCGCTCGCCTTCACGCCTTACGAGCGGGAATTCGTCGGGCAGGAGTGTCGGGGTATCTTCATCACGCTGCACGACTGGGAAGCCTTCGAGCCGGTGACGGCGGCCCTGCAGATCGCGGTGACGCTCCAAGGCCTGTGGCCCGAGCAGTTCGGGGCCGAGCGCATGCGCCACCTGCTGGGTCACGCGGCGGCGACGCAGGCGGTGGTCGAGAGGCGGCCCGTCGAGGAGATCGCCGCGCTGTGGCAGGAGGGACTGGCGGCTTTCCGAGCAGAGGCGGCGGGGTATCGGCTGTACGAGTAG